In Cololabis saira isolate AMF1-May2022 chromosome 14, fColSai1.1, whole genome shotgun sequence, a single genomic region encodes these proteins:
- the srrt gene encoding serrate RNA effector molecule homolog, which produces MGDSDDEYDRRRRDKFRRERSDYDRSREREDRRRDDWNEREWDRGRERRSRGEYRDYDRGRRERFTPPRHDMSPHQKRMRRDWDDHGGDPYHGGYDLGYGGGGGPSYGPPQHWGHPDLHLMQPHQGIPIQARLGNIHDMDLGPPPPIMKTFKEFLLSLDDSVDETEAVKRYNEYKIDFRRQQMQEFFLAHKEEEWFRSKYHPDEAKRLQAEAQSALRNRLNVFVFLMENSWFDNVSLDIEQTPAIIKVLDAAVIKMEGGTDHDLRILDMPPEEEEDREKPGSVSGGPEPLKKEDIKSLLGDRKPSVEKDKTNKQEEGDAVNADKISAADGEDVKEEAEKEAVKEEMPEPKKARRKRKRSGDSDDEASASESDSESDSDSNSNCSDKPEKKEEEEDKDVEEEEGEEEKPKEISEEDKNEEKKPKDDSPRPRPLHKTCSLFMRSIAPTISKAEIVALCRRYPGFLRVCLSDPHPDRRFFRRCWVTFDRSINIKEVCWNLQNIRLRDCELAPGVNRDLARRVRNVNGITQHKQVLRNDIKLAAKLIHALDEKGELWSIKAPDEVQSAELPAHNPILKNITDYLIEEVSAEEEELLGSGSGMEPEEGTKEGNPTETTVERDDKLAKVLDRLILYLRVVHSLDYYNTCEYPSEDEMPNRCGMIHVRGPIPPNRITHGEVQQWQKMMEEKLMPLFSLKEVLSEDEASKMGRKDPEEEVEKFISANTQELGKDKWLCPLSGKKFKGPEFVRKHILNKHGDKIEEVKKEVTFFNNFLMDAKRPSLPEMKLPPLPGPGQGLLSPTLPFPPQGPMGFGQPRPPLMGYGAGAPPYPPNQYGGGRGNYDNFRGQGGYLGKPRNIRMSRGDPRNIIEYRDLDAPDDMDFF; this is translated from the exons ATGGGGGACAGTGATGATGAATATGATCGCAGGAGAAGGGACAAGTTTAGACGAGAGAGGAGTGACTATGATCGGTCAAGAGAAAGAGAAGATCGACGCAGGGACGACTGGAATGAGAG GGAGTGGGACAGAGGCAGAGAACGCCGCAGCCGTGGTGAATATCGGGATTATGACCGAGGTCGGAGGGAGAGATTTACCCCTCCCAGGCATGACATGAGTCCCCACCAGAAACGCATGAGAAGAGACTG GGATGACCATGGTGGAGACCCGTACCATGGGGGGTACGACTTGGGATATGGCGGTGGAGGAGGGCCTAGTTATGGGCCACCACAACACTGGGGTCATCCAGACCTGCACCTTATGCAGCCTCATCAGGGCATCCCCATCCAGGCAAG GCTTGGTAACATTCATGACATGGACTTGGGTCCTCCCCCTCCAATAATGAAGACCTTTAAGGAGTTTCTGCTGTCCTTAGATGATTCAGTGGATGAGACGGAAGCAGTCAAGCGATACAATGAGTACAAGATCGACTTTCGTCGGCAACAGATGCAAGagttctttttggctcataAAGAGGAAGAGTG GTTCAGGTCCAAATACCACCCTGATGAAGCCAAACGGCTTCAGGCAGAGGCCCAGAGCGCCCTGCGCAATCGCCTGAATGTCTTTGTGTTCCTGATGGAGAATAGTTGGTTTGACAATGTCTCACTGGACATCGAACAGACCCCGGCCATCATCAAGGTTCTGGATGCAG CGGTGATAAAAATGGAAGGAGGGACAGATCACGATCTTCGCATCTTGGACATGCcgcctgaagaagaagaagaccgaGAGAAACCTGGATCTGTTTCAGGAGGACCTGAACCTTTAAAGAAAGAAGATATCAAATCCTTGCTCGGAGATCGCAAACCATCAGTGGAGAAGGATAAAACCAACAAG CAGGAGGAGGGTGACGCTGTCAACGCAGACAAGATCAGTGCAGCCGATGGAGAGGACGTGAAAGAGGAGGCAGAGAAGGAAGCTGTCAAAGAAGAAATGCCTGAGCCTAAGAAG GCAAGAAGAAAGAGGAAACGCAGTGGCGACAGCGATGATGAAGCCAGCGCCTCAGAGAGTGACTCGGAGTCGGACTCTGATTCTAACTCCAACTGCTCTGACAAAccggagaagaaagaagaagaggaagacaaagatgtggaggaagaggagggtgaaG AAGAGAAACCAAAGGAGATATCTGAGGAGGAcaaaaatgaggagaagaagccCAAAGATGACTCCCCCAGACCCCGGCCTCTGCACAAAACCTGCTCTCTGTTCATGAGGAGCATCGCTCCCACCATCTCCAAAGCTGAGATTGTTGCT TTGTGTCGGCGATACCCTGGGTTTCTGCGTGTCTGCTTGTCCGACCCTCATCCAGACCGCAG GTTTTTCAGACGTTGCTGGGTGACATTTGACCGAAGCATCAATATCAAAGAAGTCTGCTGGAACCTCCAGAACATACGT CTGCGAGACTGTGAACTGGCGCCGGGGGTGAACAGGGATCTGGCTCGGCGGGTGCGTAATGTGAACGGTATCACTCAGCACAAGCAGGTACTCCGCAACGACATCAAGCTGGCTGCCAAACTCATTCAtgctttggatgaaaaaggagaGCTGTGGAGCATTAAAGCACCAGACGAGGTGCAGAGTGCTGAG TTGCCAGCTCACAACCCCATCCTGAAGAACATCACCGACTACCTGATAGAGGAAGTGAGTGCAGAGGAGGAAGAGCTCTTGGGCTCTGGTAGCGGTATGGAGCCTGAGGAGGGCACTAAGGAGGGAAATCCTACTGAAACAACTGTGGAGAGGGATGACAAGCTGGCCAAG GTTTTGGACCGTTTGATCTTGTATCTGCGGGTTGTGCATTCACTGGATTACTACAACACGTGTGAATACCCGAGTGAAGATGAAATGCCTAATCGCTGTGGCATGATCCACGTTCGAGGACCCATTCCTCCCAACCGCATCACGCATGGAGAAG TGCAACAGTGGCAGAAGATGATGGAGGAGAAGTTGATGCCATTGTTCAGTTTAAAAGAAGTGCTTTCTGAAGACGAGGCTTCCAAGATGGGCCGCAAAGATCCCGAGGAGGAAGTGGAAAAGTTTATTTCTGCCAACACTCAAGAGCTGGGGAAGGACAAATGGCTCTGTCCTCTGAGTGGCAAGAAATTTAAG GGTCCAGAGTTCGTCAGAAAACACATCCTCAACAAACACGGAGACAAAATTGAAGAAGTGAAAAAGGAGGTTACTTTCTTCAACAACTTCCTGATGGATGCTAAGAGGCCGTCGCTGCCGGAGATGaagcttcctcctcttccaggtCCAGGGCAAG GTTTACTCTCTCCCACCCTGCCTTTTCCTCCTCAAGGTCCGATGGGCTTTGGCCAGCCGCGTCCTCCACTGATGGGCTATGGTG CCGGTGCACCTCCATACCCCCCCAACCAGTATGGGGGAGGCAGAGGCAACTATGACAACTTCAGGGGACAGGGTGGCTACCTGGGAAAGCCCCGCAACATCAG AATGTCACGAGGTGATCCACGCAACATCATTGAGTACCGTGACCTGGATGCCCCAGATGATATGGACTTCTTTTAG
- the LOC133460176 gene encoding olfactory receptor 4E1-like has protein sequence MKNLSVVTSFYLSEYYGMEQLKAMYFCLFLMIYITIIVENVTLMEVIHHEKSLHEPMYVLLCNLAVNELLGSTALLPALLVNMLSESHEISLPFCQTQVYAIHTYAITEFTILAVMSYDRYVAVCYPLSYHAIMSQRKVKLMVFMWVYPMLAFLVVLIFTLQLPFCGRTIEKVYCLNYLLVKLACTDTSVVNIIGLLSVGVYTVPQLIMIFYSYAHILRICILSFSKSKFKAFRTCTPHLLSIINYAFGCFFEIAQGRFDSKHLSYQAKLFLSLYFLIFPPLLNPAIYGLGTRLIRIRLFRLLCRKRGQVEMM, from the coding sequence ATGAAAAACTTATCTGTTGTGACATCTTTTTATCTGTCTGAGTACTATGGGATGGAACAGCTGAAAGCAATGTACTTCTGCCTTTTCCTGATGATCTACATCACCATAATTGTTGAGAATGTCACGCTGATGGAGGTGATTCATCATGAAAAATCCCTGCATGAGCCAATGTACGTGCTGCTGTGTAACCTGGCTGTGAATGAGCTGTTGGGCAGCACCGCCCTGCTGCCGGCGCTGCTGGTCAACATGCTGTCTGAGTCACATGAGATATCTCTGCCATTCTGTCAGACGCAGGTTTACGCAATACACACCTACGCCATCACCGAATTCACAATTCTAGCAGTGATGAGCTACGACAGGTATGTGGCCGTTTGTTATCCTCTGTCTTATCATGCAATCATGTCACAAAGAAAAGTCAAACTGATGGTCTTCATGTGGGTTTATCCCATGCTGGCATTCCTGGTTGTTCTCATCTTCACTCTTCAGCTTCCCTTTTGTGGGAGAACCATAGAAAAAGTGTATTGTCTTAATTACTTGCTTGTAAAACTTGCATGCACAGATACATCTGTAGTTAATATTATTGGTTTACTATCCGTGGGTGTTTATACAGTCCCACAGTTAATCATGATATTTTACTCATATGCACACATCCTGAGGATTTGCATTTTGTCCTTCAGTAAGTCAAAGTTCAAGGCCTTCAGGACATGCACCCCTCACCTGCTTTCCATAATTAATTACGCTTTTGGATGCTTTTTTGAAATAGCACAAGGCCGATTTGACAGCAAACACCTGTCGTACCAAGCAAagttgtttttgtctctgtacTTTTTGATATTTCCACCTCTTCTGAATCCTGCAATCTACGGTTTGGGCACACGACTAATAAGGATACGACTCTTCAGGCTTCTCTGCAGGAAACGTGGGCAAGTAGAAATGATGTAG
- the rnf167 gene encoding E3 ubiquitin-protein ligase RNF167: protein MGQSGGWCMGTQLSVLILFFCSILVPTPANAYIYVYYNNLTSMLFEDLPALFGPALPREGFMGVLVVSRPLNGCSVMDPPPSLPPSFDANTTKFVALIRRYDCNFDIKVLHAQQAGYSAAIIHNMYSDILFNMNSSNDTIADEIDIPSVFTSYYASERLKSYIVPDHGVYVILKPEFSFPLSYYLIPFTGVVGMIILVMCVILVVRCVQYRKRLRKNRLSKEQLKRIPTHKFTKGDDYDVCAICLDEYEEGDKLRVLPCSHAYHSKCVDPWLTQTKKTCPVCKQRVTRNNTEHSESDSDEETGGRGEEEATEGDGDSERTPLLRPSNPGSLAGSPGAYSATTTTTTTAQCLASPAHCDSPILGYEGYYSPQEDTDSESDDAGGDPHHSDDDTAQLLGRNQVQI from the exons ATGGGACAGTCTGGTGGATGGTGCATGGGCACTCAATTAAGTGTCCTCATACTGTTTTTTTGCAGCATACTGGTTCCCACACCtgcaaatgcatatatatatgtt tatTATAATAATTTGACCTCAATGTTGTTTGAGGACCTGCCTGCTTTGTTTGGACCTGCACTTCCTAGGGAAGGATTTATG GGAGTTTTGGTGGTGTCCCGTCCACTTAATGGCTGTTCAGTAATGGACCCTCCTCCTTCACTGCCACCATCTTTTGATGCCAACACCACCAAATTCGTCGCTCTCATCAGACGCTATGATTGCAATTTTGATATAAAG GTTTTGCATGCGCAGCAAGCAGGCTACAGCGCTGCAATTATCCACAACATGTACTCAGACATTCTGTTCAACATGAACTCCAGTAACG ACACTATTGCCGATGAGATTGACATCCCTTCTGTATTCACAAGTTACTATGCATCAGAAAGGCTCAAGTCTTACATAGTTCCAGACCATGG GGTTTATGTGATCCTCAAGCCAGAGTTTTCTTTCCCGCTATCATACTACCTGATTCCCTTCACTGGGGTAGTTGGCATGATCATTCTTGTGATGTGTGTGATCTTG GTTGTAAGATGTGTGCAGTACAGAAAAAGGCTGAGAAAAAATCGTTTGTCCAAGGAACAACTAAAACGGATTCCAACGCACAAGTTCACCAAAG GGGATGACTATGATGTATGTGCCATCTGTCTGGATGAATATGAAGAAGGAGACAAGCTGAGGGTTTTACCTTGCTCACATG CCTACCATTCCAAGTGTGTCGACCCGTGGCTCACACAGACCAAGAAGACATGTCCTGTGTGCAAACAGCGCGTCACCCGGAACAACACAGAGCACTCCGAGTCGGATTCTGACGAGGAAACCGGGGGACGTGGAGAGGAAGAAGCCACAGAAGGTGACGGAGACTCGGAGCGCACTCCTTTGCTTCGGCCCTCTAACCCGGGGTCGCTTGCGGGGAGTCCAGGAGCCTACTCAGCCACGACCACCACCACCACGACTGCCCAGTGCCTGGCTTCCCCTGCACACTGCGACTCCCCCATCCTGGGCTATGAAGGCTACTACTCCCCACAGGAGGACACGGACTCAGAAAGTGACGACGCAGGAGGGGACCCGCACCACAGTGATGATGACACTGCTCAGCTTCTTGGTAGGAATCAAGTGCAGATATAG